In Caballeronia sp. NK8, the DNA window ACAGCCAAGTACGTCAGCGAAGCCGATGCCATGAACCATGTTGCGGGCTATTGCGTCATCAACGATGTGTCCGAGCGCGCGTTCCAGGCGGAGCGTCAGGGCCAATGGACCAAGGGCAAGTCGGCGGATACCTTCGGTCCGACCGGGCCCTGGCTCGTTACCGCAGACGAGGTTGCCGACCCGCAGACGCTGCCGATGTGGCTGGAAGTCAACGGGCATCGCTATCAGAACGGCAGTACGGTCACCATGGTGTATGGCGTGCGCTACCTGGTGTCATACCTGTCGCAGTTCATGTCATTGCAGCCGGGCGACATTATTTCCACGGGCACACCGCCCGGCGTCGGCCTGGGGCAAAAGCCTCCGGTCTATCTGAAGCCGGGCGATATCGTGACGCTGGGCATCGAGGGCCTCGGGCAGCAGCGGCAGAACGTCGTGCAGGGTTGAACGCTTCACGACACGGTCCTGCAAGAGACATTTCAACGGAGACAAACCATCGTGGCAGCGCTTTGGCGTCAAGTTTCTATCGCATTGGCAACCTTCGCCGCCGTCTCGAATGCGTCGGCCGCCGGCGGCGCGCCTGTACCGGAAAAGCCCAGGCTACATCTGGCGGCGGCGGGTGTCGGCTTTCCTTACTTGCCGTTCGTCATTGCAGACAGTCGGGGATACTTCAAACAGGCCGGGTTGGAAGTTGAAATCGGCGTATTCAGCGGCGGCGCCAAGGCACTCCAGGCAATGATGGGCGGCAGCGCCGACATTGTGGCGGGTGCCTACTCCAACACGATAACCATGGCCGCCAAAGGGCAAAAGCTGGTCTCGTTCGTGACCCTGGCGTCGTGCCCCGGCTGGGTATTTGGTGCGACCCGCGCGAGCCACGCCAAGGTCAGGACTTATGCGGACCTCAAGGGCATGCGCATTGGCGTGAGCTCGCCCGGATCGAGTTTTCACATGGGCGTGAACTATCTGCTGAGCAAGTCTGGCGTAAAGCCCAGCGACGTGTCCATCATAGGTGTGGGCTCATCTGCCGGGGCGATTGCCGCAGCACGCAGTGGTCAGATCGACGCGTTGATGAGCAACGACCCGGTCGCCACCGTTCTGCAGGACAGCGGCGATCTGTTTCCGTTGGCCGTGATGCGAGACCCAACCGGTACGCGCGCGACACTGGGCGGCGACTATCCGGAAGCTGCCATCTACACAAGCAAAGACTTTCTCGTCAAGTATCCGAACACCGTGCAAGCGGTAACGAATGCCATCCTCGAGGCTGAGCGCTGGATGGCGCACGCAACGCCTGAGCAGGTCGCCGCCGCCGTGCCGCCGCAATATGCGCTAGCCGAGAAGGATGTCTTCGCGCGTGCCTACGCCAACATGCAAAGCTGCATTTCACGCGATGGCCTGATGACGGACGCTGCCGCGCATACCGTGCACGATGTTTTAACCGCATTCGATCCCGAGATTGGCAAAGCCTCGATCGACCTGAAGGCTACATACGACAACCATTTCGTCGAGAATGCGGACAAGCGCTGAACTGAGGAGACTAAACATGGAGAGCGGCGTCCGCATCGTGGCGGAAGGCTTGATGTTCCCCGAGGGACCGGTCGCGATGTCTGATGGCTCGATCGTGCTGGTCGAAATCGAGCGTGAGACCATCAGTCGCGTATCCGCAGACGGCACGGTGAGCGTCCTTGCGGAAACAGGCGGAGGGCCGAACGGTTTGGCTTTAGGCCCGGATGGTGCCTTCTACATCTGCAACAACGGGGGGTTCCTTTTCCGTACCGTTGCCGGACTCAATCGCACTCGACCCGGTATTCATCCAAGCTATACGAGTGGCCGCATCGAACGGTTCGACCCGCGTACGGGTACGCTGACGACGCTCTACGACCGTTGTGGCGATCATCCGCTGTGCGGCCCTAACGACATCGTCTTCGACCACGAAGGCGGCTTTTATTTCACCGATTTTGGCAAGAACCGTCTGCGCGATCGCGATCACGCCGGTCTATATTACGGGCGAGCCGACGGGTCGATGATTGTCGAAGTCGCTTATCCGCTTACCACAGCGAATGGTGTCGGTTTGTCGCCGGACGATCGCGTCGTCTATGTGGCGGAGACTGAGACGGCGCGCTTATGGGCTTTCGATCTGGAGGCGCCTGGCAGGGCACGCAAGCATCCTTATCCATCCCCGCACGGCGGGCGTCTCGTGTGCGGGCTTCCGGGTTACCAGCGATTCGATAGTCTGGCAGTGGACGTGGAAGGAAATATCTGCGTGGCCACGCTGGTCACCGGCTGTATTACCGTGGTCGCGCCGTCTGGCGAGGTGATGCGGCAAGTCACGGTGCCGGACGGCATGGTGACAAACATCTGCTTCGGTGGCGCCGATATGAAGACGGCATTTGTCACGATGTCCGGCACCGGACGTCTGGGTGCGTTGTCCTGGCCGCAAGCGGGGTTGAAGCTTGCCTATTCGTGATTGGCTTGCTGCTGCGCACTTGCAAGCAGATGCTTGAGAAAGAGCTGGACTGGCGCGGGGAGCGACTCCGCCTCGCGCACACAGATTTTCCAATGCCGCTCGGCCCAAGGTTCGTCCAGCAACACGGCGACCAGGGGAGCAGAACTGACATATCGTTCGGCATGATGCTCGGGCACCAGCCCGACACCGAGCCGCGCCTCGACCATGCTGCGTACCGGCTCGAAACCATTGACCCGGATGGAAAGCTTGAGCGGATGGTCAAGGTCCGCCGCCGCGCGCAGCACCAGCGAATTCAGATAGCTGCCTTCCTGAGGCCCGACGAGCGGATACTCGGCCACCTCGCGGAACCTCACTCGGCCAGCGCGGCTGAGTGGATGATCGGGCGGCATGATGACGACCAGCCGGTCGCTGCGGTAGGGATAGACCTGCAGCCCGGCGGTGACCGTGGTGCCGCCGAACACGCCGATATCCGCGGTGTTTTCGGCCACGGCGCGAACGACCGCGGGGCTCAGGCTCTCTTGCAGGTCGATGCGCAGACCGGGATGTCCGTCC includes these proteins:
- a CDS encoding ABC transporter substrate-binding protein; its protein translation is MALATFAAVSNASAAGGAPVPEKPRLHLAAAGVGFPYLPFVIADSRGYFKQAGLEVEIGVFSGGAKALQAMMGGSADIVAGAYSNTITMAAKGQKLVSFVTLASCPGWVFGATRASHAKVRTYADLKGMRIGVSSPGSSFHMGVNYLLSKSGVKPSDVSIIGVGSSAGAIAAARSGQIDALMSNDPVATVLQDSGDLFPLAVMRDPTGTRATLGGDYPEAAIYTSKDFLVKYPNTVQAVTNAILEAERWMAHATPEQVAAAVPPQYALAEKDVFARAYANMQSCISRDGLMTDAAAHTVHDVLTAFDPEIGKASIDLKATYDNHFVENADKR
- a CDS encoding LysR substrate-binding domain-containing protein → MRFDLQSLKLFIAVCEHGSIARAAEFENIAPSALSKRMSQLEDLLKTALFVRSNKGLELTVAAAALLQHARTLLRDIQHMESELLDHAEGVRGQIRLHASLSTIVQYIAKDIRVFLDGHPGLRIDLQESLSPAVVRAVAENTADIGVFGGTTVTAGLQVYPYRSDRLVVIMPPDHPLSRAGRVRFREVAEYPLVGPQEGSYLNSLVLRAAADLDHPLKLSIRVNGFEPVRSMVEARLGVGLVPEHHAERYVSSAPLVAVLLDEPWAERHWKICVREAESLPAPVQLFLKHLLASAQQQANHE
- a CDS encoding fumarylacetoacetate hydrolase family protein, which codes for MKLLRYGSPGQEKPGLLDAEGNIRDLSNHVADIAGEALLPDSLARLKALDTASLPRVEGSPRLGSCVGGTRKFICIGLNYSDHAAETGATVPPEPIIFMKATSAIVGPNDSIEIPRDSLKTDWEVELGVVIGKTAKYVSEADAMNHVAGYCVINDVSERAFQAERQGQWTKGKSADTFGPTGPWLVTADEVADPQTLPMWLEVNGHRYQNGSTVTMVYGVRYLVSYLSQFMSLQPGDIISTGTPPGVGLGQKPPVYLKPGDIVTLGIEGLGQQRQNVVQG
- a CDS encoding SMP-30/gluconolactonase/LRE family protein; translation: MESGVRIVAEGLMFPEGPVAMSDGSIVLVEIERETISRVSADGTVSVLAETGGGPNGLALGPDGAFYICNNGGFLFRTVAGLNRTRPGIHPSYTSGRIERFDPRTGTLTTLYDRCGDHPLCGPNDIVFDHEGGFYFTDFGKNRLRDRDHAGLYYGRADGSMIVEVAYPLTTANGVGLSPDDRVVYVAETETARLWAFDLEAPGRARKHPYPSPHGGRLVCGLPGYQRFDSLAVDVEGNICVATLVTGCITVVAPSGEVMRQVTVPDGMVTNICFGGADMKTAFVTMSGTGRLGALSWPQAGLKLAYS